ACTGCTTAGTGTATAATACATCATTAtttgggatgttttgaagacataACTTAGGTAAACTCAAATATATATTTCGCACAGAAGATCCAACAGCCCCAAATATATGGTGGCAGTTTGGCGGAGGCCTTTAAccaaagcgtcttacaataaCATGCAAGCATACATTCTTAGCATGGGTGGCGTCAGAGGAAATTTAACCCCTAACCCGAGCAGTGTTGTTGAAACATTCTACCAGTTGAGCTGGACAGGACACATGACATCCATTAATCAGGGCGCAGGAGAAGTATTACCTGATGACGCGTACCAACTCATGAAAGGCCTTGTCCACGTTGAGAGGAGGATCCTTGGCACTAGTTTCAATGTAGGTAATCtggaaagacaaacaaaaaacacaatggccagattTCACCTATGTTTCAAAGTGGAGTAGCGTTTATATCTGTCAGGGGTATAAAAACCGAGAAGAAGATGTCCATAATGTTTGGTTTTTCGGTCAAGAAAAGTAAATGAAAATGATCAGTCAACAGGAACCACCTTTTAGTAGCAACAAAAGCAGGGGTGGAAATCAAATAAAACAGTTGTATTCAAACAGAGGggggttgtttgttttgtttgtgttctgggtgtgtgtctggtccggtggggggggggaggtcctgTTTCAGGGAGGAGGGCAGCAGCAGGCTGTCATTTTCTTTGTGTTCTGCTGTCCTTCTGGACCGGACTCATGAACCACCACAGAGAGAATGCAAACTCAGCAGAACTGagtctctccctcacacaccctctccctttccctcactCACATCCAAAATACTTTGTGTCCAGAAACCATACTCACGCTCCTCGTTCacaagcgcgcgcacacacacacacacacacacacacacacacacacacacacacacacacacacacacacacacacacacacacacacacacacacacacacacacacacacacacacacacactctgagtgTAAACAGCTACATTGTGTTTGGCAGCCATCTCCTGGCCCTGCTCGCTGGTGATCTTCCTCAGATGTACCAGGTCCACTTTGTTGGCCACCAGCACCATGGGGAACGCCTCCCTAAAACACAACACattgcacacataaacaaacggCTCCCAGACCGCTGACTCTGCAGGCTTTAACCACCATAGTTCCCCCCGGCGCGTTTCTGCAGTTTACTTTTAGAACCATCAGCTGGATGATATAACGAGACGGATAGTGTTGCGGTTGGGGGGTTTTGACGCCCAGCCAGAATgtaccgggttcgattcctgatGTTCACATGAGTCTGACAGACATCCTGGAGCTAAGATGCCTTTACcgcctacctgctcattaatgtgaAATCACTGTTGCTTTGTGTTCCTGCTTTATAACCTAATAGAAGAAGGTAGCATGCTGTTTCGAGGACGGCTTGGGGAGTTGAGGCAGGCATGACAGCATCGGTATTATGGCTCATATAATATGAACATGATCCCCCATGGCTGGTATAAATCTTTTTATTAAAATGCCTCCATTTCACCCCCAGGTGTGAAGTTGATTAGTCATCATTTGTCATCATAGaggtatgatggatagatccaATCCCACGTGGGATGCATGATGGATCGATCAGCCTACggcaggggtgtcaaactcattgtGGTTCAGGGGCCACATACGGCCCATCTGATCTCAAGTGGGCCGGATCAGTAAAATAATGGCAAAATAACCTATGTCAACTCCAAATCTTTAGCTTTGTTTTTCAGTACTATGCTTTATTTTCACCCTACATTTGTAGCCTACATAATCGCGGATCACAAGGATCTATATTAGCACCACCCATTTATTCACAGATAGGCCAATGGAattgaaataaaatgcatttcacattcattaacaactgttttatttttatagacttgattgaatacatttttacatcTGAACACCTGTACCAACTCACCACACTAAACAAACTAAAGTGGGAGCTATGAAGAAAGCTATCATACTGCcttgaaaatgtaaatgtgcacatataaataaaattaacaAATATAAAAGTTATAGCAGTGCATGAGCAATGAGATTAGGCTACATCCAATCAACTGTTTTGTAGGCTACTTAAGCTGAGGATGATATACTGCACAACATTCATTGTCTTTTAACATGAAACCTATGTAAACCTATTTTCAAAAATCTGTATTCATCAGAGATTATATTGAGTTGGAAGTCAGCTGGCATGTCAGAAGGCTTGACTGTAGATGGCGAGCGAAAACGGCAAATTCCTTCTCTAGTTCACTGAAGACCTGAAAGCTCTGCTCGAACTCCAACAGCAATCCTGTTAGCTTGTCTTTGTTTTGATCCATATCAGCATTACGTCCGGTCGCACGCACAGCTGTTAGACATGGGAAATGGGCGGTGTCACCGATAGATAGCCGTTTCTCCCAAAGTGAAAGTTTTAACTTGAATGCGCGTATGCTGTCGTGATACTGAGTGACATTTTTTTTGCGGCCCTGCAACATTTTGTTAAGATAATTCAGGTGCTGTGTGATATCCACAATAAAGGCAAGATCCTGCACCCACTGCGGACATTTAAGTTCCTTCACTGGGCTACCCTTTTTCTCGATGAACTGTCCAAAAGAAACGCTTGAGCACGGCACCTCGGCTTAACAACCGTACTTCAGTGTGGTATGGTAGGGCAGCCTGAATGTCATTATCTCTGAAAAAAGTGTGAAACTGACGGTGATTCAGACCTCTCACTCTGATGAAATTTACAGTTTTTACAACCACACTCATAATATGatccattttttgtgttttgcacaACACAACGCTTCTTGATGCAAAATACAGTGAAATGCCCAAAAATCTTGTCCCCCATTTGCGGTCTGTACTTTCTCTCGGAATTTTGTCGCAACGCCTGCCTTTCTCCCGACCATTGATGGTGCGCCATCTGTAGCCAGGCTGAGGTCAGGGGACCAGTCCACTCCGACCTTGTCCAGCGCTCCAAAGAGAGAGCTGAATATGTCATTCGCGGTTGTATTGTCCTTCATAGGCAACAAGGAACTCCTCGGTGATTGTCAAAGTCTTACCAACACCCCGAATAAATATGGCCAGTTGAGCAATATCAGTGCTCTCATCAATTGCAACCGAAAAAGCAATAAATTACTTGATTTTGTCATTCATTTGGCTGCCCAAGTCTCCAGAGTTCTGTTACCCTATCCTCGACAGACTAATGTTGGCAAAGGCAGATTGCTTCTCAGGGAACACGACTTCTGCAGCGTTCGATGCTTTCAATGCTGCATCACTGATCTCGCGGCTGAAAGTATAAGTAGACTGCTGTTTCTTCAGACCAGCTAACAATTTGTCTATCTCCTCTTTTCTTAGTTGTCCTTTCAAATGGTGATAATTTTTTCTTTATGAAGAGTCTCATAGTGGCGCTGAATATTATATTCTTTGAGCACTGAAACTTGCTGATTACATACCAAACACACTGCTTTTGTATTCACCTCTGTGAATAAATAATTCTCAGTCCATATTTCCTGGAAAACTCTGTGTccacttttcttctttttgacaaatacattttggtAATGGGGATGCCACCCTTGATAACTTCTTAATTGTGGTGAAACAAGGACAATTGTGGAAGttccttccttttttattttggctGCCCCCTAGCGGCTGGAGTGAGcattttggttatttctttaaaaaaatcatAACTCATCACAGGAATGGGCTAGAGACATACAGGCTGCGGGCCGGAtctggcccgcgggccgtaCGTTTGACCCCCCTTGTCTACGTGAACGAGTCCAGAGGATAGCAAGATAGGTTggccaaaaacaacactgttgtCTGCCTCGTCTCTGCCTTTTACACGTCGTGGACTAAGAGATATTAGAACAtttcaaagtgcttcagagactGTCGTGACAAACAGAGTAAACCTTAAGAAGGGAGATGTAGGAGAAGTCCATTTCTACGATGGTTTGAGGTTTTGTTGAGCAGTAATAACACACTAGACTACTTTGTTTCCACTGTGTTCACTGCGGTACAGCTGTACCAATGACCATAAGGGAGGACATCTGAAGGGAAATGTTGATTCTACGTGTGGTATTTTGAGTAGGTATGTGAGGCTCAGCATCACTGGGACACACAATAGAGCTTGGCATTTATGGACTGGAATTCAACGGAAGAATCGGCTATATCCAATAAGGTAGATTTCtgctaaaagtaaaaaaaatagctTGATTTCCAGCAGGTGTGTTACAAGACATTAAGGTCCGGGTGAGGAGATCCTCGGGTGAGGAATTTGAGATCACAAACGAAGACACATTCAAGGATCTTCCAAGGCTTGGAGGATTGTTTTCAGGCCATGTTTACACACAGAAAAGGCTCAACCGTTAGGTCTTACCTGTCTTTTACCCGTAGAATGAGCTGGTGGAAGCGGTCAACGTGCTCAAAGCTGGCCTTGTCCGTCACCGAGAACACGATGAGGAAGCCGTCCCCGGTCCTCATGTACTGTTCCCGCATGGCACTGAACTCCTCCTGACCCGCGGTGTCCAACACtggcacgcgcacacgcacacgcacacgcgcacacacacacacacacacacacacacacacacacacacaaagtttttgATTTCTTTCTTTAGAAAGGCAAGCGTTAACCTAATTCCAAACATGCAATAACCATATTACTAGCCGCGACGGAATCAATTGAAAAACCTTACCGCTCCGTAACCTAGCCAACACTCACACTTTTATAGAATTTAACGTAATCATTGAGGTCCGTACTTTTTCTTtgaaacacgcacactcacacacacaatgtacctACCATCCAGTATGGCCCACTGGCCgtctatctctgtgtgtttaaGATAGGAGTCCTCTATGGTGGGGTCATAGTCCGGCACAAAGATCTTCTGGAAGAACTGGATGGTGAGAGCGCTCTTCCCCACACCTCCATCCCCGACCACCACCAGCTTGTACGTCGGAAGGTTGTCGCTAGGCACCGcgctggttgccatggttaccaccactaccaacaccgccaccaccaccggcgGATACGAAATGAGAATGAGGTGGGGAAGTAGGCTAGTAGTAGGTGGCTGGTCTAACACAAAAACCTGCaacaagaagagagagggggagagcaggagagagagagagataaggagagagagagagagagagagagagagagagagagagagagagagagagagagagagagagagagagagagagagagagagagagagagagagagagagagagagagagagagagagagagagagaacataaaaGAGCaatagaggagaagaagaagaaaaggggaCAGCAAGAGAGGTGGACAAAGGAAAAGCGAGCAAGAaatagaaaaagggagagagaaaaagaagaagtgTTAAAGCTGTTGTATCGGCTTCTGCTTATTTGTCACCAAGGAGACCGGACCACCGAAAGTGAGGTGGATTAAAGTGGTGGCCGAGACAGCAGGAAACAGATAACACCCAAGAACTGATAGAAATTGGCCAGCGTCCTGCCACGGTCACATAAGGTCAAGCTGGAGgcgttaaattatttgggaaagaacagctgatacagcggtaataagttgtacttttatatcaacgcatctgcaaacaccgtacagcaaacacatattttctttacaCAGACATCGTGTGCAACTCCATAACTTGGAGAATTTATGAGTATTTGATCGCAATAAATCatagttttaccgcgagtgagtgttaaaaagtatgaatgaatgcgggcgcgcgtgtgtgcatcgATCTGATttacgcaaactaaacacgtaataatacagtccatggtaATGTATATAAACGGGGGGACTCtctgcatattaggaacacaagtcggtAAAGATAATGTAGCCTATACCATACTGGTAAGAAattatgtttgttaatgttttgccgcatatcattaaatataaccaaagttgcggccacaggaccgcatatcTATGAGTattacgttttctttgccgaaatttacatGATGAATCAGAATTTCTGAAGAAAACGCgattccatgtgtgaataaggccatattatttggccataacctgagccatttgaagtttgaaattcatgtggtcatgcatctgtctcatcggagactgcaaatgagctgtcaaaatatcaactcttcaggttcaaatgcgctcatggctcttaaagggaaGGGGTGATGGCATTctcattgcacgttacgcccaaaccacacctacgggtaattaggctacttcaggcagtggcggttttaggtacGGGCGAACCAGGAGGAAGTCTTGACCGGGGCGTAAATGgacgtagaaccgccactgacttcagggcaaccctttAGTAATTTATCCGCTATtataatagcaacatcgccatagtcCCGCCCATTAAGCGACATGcttttggcgcttctcacttgcgtgtcagaccgttaaaatagggccctataaAACCAAATGCAATGACATAATTGTGAGGGTGAGAGGAAATTGCAATAAATCCTACACAGTGCCCCTTTAGGTAGTGTGACGCTGGTCATGTCCTCAGACCTCAACACTGCAGTCATGCCATCCTGGTGATGTGTTTACTACTGTTGCCACCTAGAAGTGACCACTGTGGGTGGCTTCAATGGGGCATCCTGTAAGAATGCCATTGGTCAGACTTTCTGATTCCAATCAGACTCGACACAAATTTTAAATCCGAGTTTGAAATTACATCAGGGTTTTCAAATATATTAGCATTTCTTGGAAACTGTCTTACATTTTATCCACTGAGGTTTTTCTGAATATGTTATCGGACTCTTTTTGTGAATTGAATTGAGAAACAGTGAATTGAGATACAGGCCATTACACAGGTAGGGTAATTGCTAATTGATCAAAGTAAGTTCAAAGTAGCATTAGACTATCGTGCCCCCCTAATTTGATATAAGGTACTCTATGCATTTCTGTGCTCTAGTCCTACTGTAGAGTGAGAAAGGGTTTGTTTGCCTGACCACGGTAACCTTATAGATAATGCAAGGAGAATGTGCGGGCCACTTTACCGCCTGCTGACACATGAAgcgccatcacacacacacaccaaacactgaTTACACTGAGCTATCCTCTATGGCAGGAAATTGGATAAAGCATTTACATGTGTAAGGGTAATCAGATTCCGACCCACAACCcccctattttttttaaagggtgGTACACCCAAAGAATATTATGAAGAACAGATTATTTTTATAACCCCCCCAGCGTTTTTTTCACCTACTTAGCACAGCATGTACAACTAATTTATTTGAAGTGATAACTGGTGCTGAATCTACTCATGTTGAATATACAATATTCTATGTATTATTTAATATACTGCTGCTCTCACCTTGACCTGCTGTCCTTTTTCAGGGTCTCTCTTGATTTTACACTCAAACAACCCGTAGATGAACCTCAATTCAGTTCAGTTTCAGAAGCCTAACTAGATGCCCGGCCAAATTCTAACCCTCACAACTACCTGACTTCCCTTAACCTAGGGCCATTGAAGTAGTTCTAGGGCTGGATTGGGGCTGGGAAGGGCCTTCTCTCGGCTTAGCCATTTTTGCAGTGAAACGGAGGTTGAGCAAGTTCATCAGACATCCTCATGATCCTTCTCTATGATGGGAACCAAGGAAAGGACTCCAGCCAGTCTAGTATCCCTCACGGAGCATAACCACAGAGAGCAGAGAAACATCATGGGCCATGCTGCCGCTTGTCACACACAAGTGTCGGAATAAGTACCAGACGTTTTTTCCCAGAACACTGAATACTAAGGCTTGTATAAAAAAGGAATGTTTACATTgtcattaaataaatatttctcATGAGAAAATACAACATGGCAATCaatgttaataaatgttttgaagATTGACTATTTAGGACGACAGCACTGTACATGATATCTAGCGTTTCCATGTGCAGGAATTGTGGAGAGCAGTGCAAGCACTCGACTCAAGCAAACAACACGGTAGCGcccccccatccaccaccagctcccccccagcccccccccccacctctgtcACCCAGCAGGAAACAGCTGTCAGCTGGCAGCAGTCCACCCCTTCCTGCCCGCAACAATGGAGGAAGGAATATGCTTCCTTTCTTCCACTGCAAGCCAACCAGTCAGTCAAACCAGCCCTAGCAGTTCAGTCAGCAGGCCAATTAGCCAgtaaaacataataaataccGGTCAGTCAACACAGCCAACCAGCCTGTCAAACCAGCATACCAGTCAATTAGCAAGCCAATTAGCCAATCAAACCAGCATACCAGCAGTCAACAAGCAAATCAGCCATGTTCAAACCATTAATATACCAGTTCTTCAGCCTGCTAACCAGCCATGAAACTAGAATACCAGTCAATCAAAAGGCATATCAGCAGTCAAAGCAAGCATATCAGCCAAACTGTCAACAGCCAATACATCAGCCAGCCAGCAAGCAGTCAACAACAGCCAACCAGGAAAACGCCATCCTAGTCAGAGCTCTGAGAACATTCTCACAGCTGAGTTAGCCAGTTGGCCAACCAATCTAGCCAGTACGTTGGACTATAAGAAGAAAACATGTGTTTAAGCACTCTGGGGCAAGCCAATTACAAACCAAACTGCTTGTTTATGAATGATAAGTGGCACAACCTTtttagagaaaaataaataaagtgtgaAATGTAATAACAAGAATGTCGATTTTAAGTTCCTGTGTAACATTTCTGTGTATGTCAGGGTTTGCATGGATCAGTGTGTGTTAAGGCTaatgtctggctgtgtgtgattCAAGGAAAGTTGTACATTGCTCGCAATGGATGCTAGCTGTCGTTGATTCATAGGCTGAACAGGGATTTCAAAACTACGGAAACAGTATGCTTAGTTATCCCTGGTCCTAAGCTCCACCCTCTGAACGTGACATATACAGCGTCACCATGGAAACATCTCACGAGCTCCTTCCCTGGGAAAGGTTCCCTTGGCTTCCCTGTTCACGTGGGAACAAAGTGGGGACCGTGTGTTGGCCCACCAGAAAACAAAGTGAGGACATGGCACACACCCTGGCCTGTACCGCACAATGCCTGCATCAACAGCAATCTATCATTCAAAAatgtgttgcacacacacagagaggtttGTTATGCAACAGGTCTTCATGCAGCTGTCAGGAGAAAAACCTTCAAGTTTTCCCAGAGTTTGTTAAGCTAAGGATTGGGAATGTGGTTCTCAGGGAAGAGAGGATGAGGTCCTTTTGTTTTGGGAACACCTCCTGAAGGATTACAGAAACAATTGTCTGTGGTTACTTTTTAGCATTAACTAAAAGCTAGGAATATTTTAGTGTTTAGCAAAGACCTACCTACAGCTTTGTTTTTGATTGACATTAGTTGAAAATCTAtaacaaaatgtaaatattttttttcattgctAGTTGATAGGTGGCAGGACAGAAAAAATATGGTTTTAGTTTGAGTTACAGCTGCGGAGGTGTGAGCAGAAAGTCTTTCAAACCATGTTGTTCGCAGTCtactttagaaaaaaaagtgaTACATTCAGGCTTAAGTCTGTTACATTGACTGGTTAGCCCTGTTTCTTGGGTAAACTGCCTTGAGTTTCACATTTGACTCAAAAAAGAACGTTTTAGGCATATCAGGGATCTAATCTAGAAAATGGGGATATTTCGCAATGGTTCGGCGGCTACTTTGTATCCTATTTCAATGTATTCAGTCATTTTCCATTGACTATTTTCACTAATAATGGCAAAGAATTGATTATTCCCATTTGTAGTACCTGTTGAATGGAAAATGGACAACCCTCAATCTGTGGCCCAGGTGCGGCGGAGGCTGTAGTGTGGCCTCGTTTGGCTTGTGTTCCTGTATCTGTGTGACCTTTtccacaccatacacacactaatCCTTCCTCACAGGTCAACATCTGCCAAAGTGTCCTCTTTCCATCGGGGATGGAAAGCCATAGCTGAGCATGCACTATAGTTTTCTGTTTCATTGAATGGTATGAAACATTATTGAACATACTCATTGTAATTATTTGATTGGCATAATAGCACAGATTCAATCCATTACATTTGCCTTCAATAGAACTGAATAAACACTCTTCTCTAACGCTTTTTCTTCAGACTGTCAAGCTACGATAGTAACATTAGAATAACATGTCACTTGTAAGCCTACGCTGACAAGCTTGATAAAAATCATATCTTTGTGCAGGGCAAATTGACTATAAATAGATCAAGAATCTCCTTTATACAAAGCACAAACTCACTATGACATACAGGCTAGGCTAAAATGCCACAGCGCATGCTCACGGAATCCTGAGCAAAGATTTTTGAGGCGTGTGTTAACCCTTAATTCTGAGTGAAGAGTAacatttaattataataataatagtttttattatttatattattttttttactgatCGAAAGCACCCTTAAGCATAAGTAACGAGACTGTCAACTGAACCCAAACATATTCCCCAACTGAGCGGTCCACTGCAACCGGAAGGTCGAAGTAATTAAACATCCACAGCTTGATGCAAAATTCAACACCGGGCTCATGACCAGGACCTTTAACATTCCAGCTGCGCACCTCTCAGTCTCTAAGTCTCAAAGTCCATGAGCATGTGAAGTGGAACGTGTAAACACAGTATCAAAACTTGTGTCTTTGATCCTTTGTGGGCACTATTGAAGGAAACAGGCAAGGGCAGTTTGTATCCTACTACTTGTATCGGACAAAACAAGGATACAGCTATGGGAGCTGCTCAACACTTGTTAGGAATAGAATGGATGTCAATGGCTCACCAACTGCCCTTTTCTTGATGGCGCGTACACTGTGAAAGGGTTAGTTGAACAAAAATGATGGCTGGTTGACATCTCGTCATTGACGTTGTCTATTCAACTTGGGTCTTGGAAAACCTGACAATCCTTTAAGTATATCTGAACACAGGCACTGCTAAAGGGTTTATCCTATGCCAGTGTATGCATGTTTTATATGGTAATCAAATGTGTCTCTCGGCTTTTGAAACCGTCCAAATAATCCAATAATAAGAGTGGTCCAGCGGTTTGGTGGTTAGCATATTCGACTAccagccaaaaggttctggCTTTGACCACAATCGACAGCagtcgtgtgtgtgggtgtgtgttgcagaCCAACCATCGGCTTTTCAGCAGTCGACTGTATAAGATCTCACGCGATGGCGGCTCATCTCAGTCCATCACATCTATGCGTCTCCTAGCAACAATCATCTATGCTTGGGCTTCCCTACCCAAGGATCTGACAGACCAGGTCGACCCAAGTCGCTCCGTGTATGCTCGGCCAATCGTGTTTTTGTTGATATCTTATCACTTATTTGAGCTAGACTACACACGAAATGGGGTGCTCAATCTCCCACTGGGGGAATCTCCAGCTTTATTTTATAGGTCATATTTTATGGCTTATTTTAATGAAAATCTATTGACTTGTTGAACTTGATATCTGAAAACCATTACCTGAAGAGCCCTGTTATATCTTAATGATGTTATCAAAGCTAAAAATTCACCTCAAGTCATATTTAGTTTGTCCATGCGTGAGGATTATGGTTATAGGAATACGAAATACATGAAGTGCAAAAGGCAACTACAACTTCTAAGGGCCTTGCAATGTGGGCTATGGAATACAATTGTAACATTTTCGCaattaattaatataaaatCCTACCTTCTCTAACCCACAATGGCAGCACTTGCATGGGTTACCCAAACCAATTTACTGAGATAATTACCTATAGAATCAACATGCCTGTTTGCCAAAGCATATTAGTACGTTCATCTCCCTTAAAACAGACATGAAATTCCAACTGATCGACAGCACCTCTCGGAATATGACTTGACACTTTTAGAATGTCGAATAAAAGACGATGCAGTGAATCAATCTTCTTCCTCTTATTCTGCAATATTCCGATTCTGTGGTGATTTCACTTGGCTATTTATAGTGATGAttatgcgcgcgcgcgcgcgtgcgtgtacgagtgtctgtgtgtgtgtgtgtgtgtgtgtgtgtgtgtgtgtgtgtgtgtgtgtgtgtgcgcgcgtgcgtgcgcgtgcatgcgcgtGCTCCTGGGTGCGCGCGTGCAGACTGGCTGCCTGGTGCCTATAAATGATCTCATACTCCGATTTGATGTATAGAAACTCGGCTCTTTTCGACGGTCACGAACGCAAGCCAATCATCTTCTCGCAACACATTGGTGTCAGGCATATGCGTCAGGCTTAAGGAACACCTCGGTAAAATCATATATTTTAGGATACAAAATGAAGGTGACAATCGAAAATACACATTGGAAGAAGGCAATCATTGTATGTAAGATGAAGGTCTTGGAAACGCCGAGGCAGGCCCGTGGTTTTCTCTCGACTACCGGAGGATAGAGAGCGAGTTACCGCCCCTGAATAACGGGCTTTAGGTTGCTTCATCTCTGGCCGAAGTTTGCAGCAATAAGCAGTTTCCGCATATGGAAAATTGACGTCCGCAATGTTGAATGAAACACGGGGCTTTTCAAGGCTATGTGTCGTCCACGCTGTCAGCAGATGAATTTAAACCAAAACCCGCGACAAACGCCCGTTATTGGGGTAGGATAGAGTTGTTTTAGTGTGATCAGTCGGATTAGGGGTTTTCTTCACTGTCCGTGTTGGTAAATGACTCCCCGCTTCtcggtaaaaaaaagaaaaggcaactTACCGATGTGAATATCCTTGTCGTGTGCACGAAACACGGTTTCACGTTGACATAGTCCACATCTTGGTCTCAGGTCGTGAATCCACTGCCGCCCTTGGACTACAGCTCCACACATCCGAGAAACAATACGTTGTGTATCAAATCTTTATATTGCAACAGCTGATACTATAAATAGAACCTCCCGAAAGGGGGGACATCAGCTTTTTACGAATATTCCAAAGGCATATTAATACCTTATGGGAAAGCATTTCCTAAATGAATTGCCCTATTATAACGAAcgtaattttttattttggctaAAATATGACTTTTTGTGCAATAACTGTAGACATGAATCGAACCATATACGTACACCTCTTTTTCACGAATGGTTTGCTCCGTCTGTCGTTTAAAGGCAAACGGACCAGAAGGCTCCTTCTTCATCTGCACACATCTGGATGGCGACAGATTCAAATAATTGTGAAAATATCCCGTATGCCCATGAATCGTTACTGCCGTTATTTATTTGAGCAAATAAgtagtaattaaaaaaaaatactccaCAAAGGGAACtttatttcctttttcaaaACTAAACAGCATTTCCCAGTCCATTGAATTCTTGAGATAACCCACGAAATGTGTCCGTCCTAAATATGTGTATAAATGCCCCAATCATTTGTGTAAACTTTCTCTAAACATTAATAGTAGCAAGAAGCATCAACAGGTGAGTTTATTGTAATACAACAAAGCTATAAAGAAGTTGTCTTCACCGGTTGTAGAATAGGCCTATAGCCAATTTAATGTTAGGATCACCAAAAATATCAAAACGAAACAACTACGCCGATATATGAAGAATTTTTCAATATGCAATACATGGTTAGGCCTATGGCGTCAGAAAACATTACAGTAGGCCCATTGGATCTTGTCAAGCTCccagtgtatttttttaagttttgtGAAATGGCATTTGAATGCTTTATATTTTgattaatacacacatttataattttCTGAGGTTAGAGTTTGGAGAAAACCCCCAAAACATGTTAATCATACAAAAATACCCACCCACATATGcagaaacatagacacacacaacac
The window above is part of the Gadus morhua chromosome 20, gadMor3.0, whole genome shotgun sequence genome. Proteins encoded here:
- the LOC115533057 gene encoding ras-related protein M-Ras, which produces MATSAVPSDNLPTYKLVVVGDGGVGKSALTIQFFQKIFVPDYDPTIEDSYLKHTEIDGQWAILDVLDTAGQEEFSAMREQYMRTGDGFLIVFSVTDKASFEHVDRFHQLILRVKDREAFPMVLVANKVDLVHLRKITSEQGQEMAAKHNITYIETSAKDPPLNVDKAFHELVRVIRQQVPERSQKNKKKMKWRGERSTGSHRFHCIIL